One region of Sulfuriroseicoccus oceanibius genomic DNA includes:
- a CDS encoding Amuc_1098 family type IV pilus outer membrane protein, with protein sequence MRNTNNLKTSYWKLAAVAATAAALTPLSMPSALAGSTGYTGGAGYGSAGYSSGLSSTAQRELIRRQEMTLKAREIAVEGDEKLAADDFEGALQDFREARDLIPRGNVTADLHESVTSRYVRASLLLAKQRAGEGRYTEARQLIDDVLLPTVDPGNKRALRMRELLEDEERFPLVSTGGDDYNELQQRAAEVTRLLKLGESYFLLDDYDNAEKMFDQVLRIDKYNKAAQRFHEKIERFKIEYYSVARTRTRAEMLAEVDSEWEIKPALIDVPKLGGSEDDGGQTDGRLAIQRKLDRLIIPSVQFEDQTLREVVQFLRNKSREIDTDPNPANRGVSIVIDSRSSLAEGGRPDDLLISEINLRNLPLGEVLRYVADLTDMRVKVEEYAVVLAPNDSVDKNVYTRSFDVPPTFIPTDGGGGAADFNDDPFATGGGGGGAAVAARMTAQEYLESRGVPFGENGRASYDPGNSVLTVTGTPQAMELVEVIVDEAKNKAPKMVNVRVKFVEVTQRNGYELGFDWLLGPLTVDSQKGVVVTGGTAGNGTAVNPGDWPVVDPTSGIIPQPLGSNPVTAGNRSGDFGITRGAIDSILNSSISEAQGENVAPGVLGIAGILTEPQFQVVMRALNQKKGVDLLSAPQVTTRPGTPARVEVIREFIYPTEYDPPELPNAVGANNIDGGGGDGGGGDGVATVTSFPVTPATPTAFETRNTGVTLEVDPTVGANNFTIDLNLAPEVVEFDGFINYGNPITTPAIDALGRPTSVTITDNRIDMPVFSTRRVKTQVTVWDGQTVALGGLIREDVQDIEDSVPILGDIPIVGRLFKTKAEERFKRNLMVFVTARLIDPAGKNLNEYSTDVSGETSVSGGPSSDLF encoded by the coding sequence ATGAGAAACACAAACAATTTAAAGACAAGCTATTGGAAGCTGGCTGCTGTTGCGGCGACTGCTGCAGCGCTAACGCCGCTTTCGATGCCAAGCGCCCTGGCGGGCTCGACCGGGTACACCGGTGGAGCTGGCTATGGATCGGCCGGTTATTCATCCGGACTTAGCAGCACTGCTCAACGCGAGTTGATTCGTCGTCAGGAGATGACGTTGAAGGCGCGTGAGATTGCTGTGGAAGGCGATGAGAAACTTGCAGCTGACGACTTCGAAGGCGCGTTGCAGGATTTCCGTGAAGCCCGTGATCTGATTCCACGCGGCAATGTGACTGCCGATCTTCATGAGTCGGTGACATCCCGTTATGTCCGTGCCTCGTTGTTGCTTGCCAAGCAGCGCGCTGGCGAAGGGCGTTACACCGAAGCTCGTCAGTTGATTGACGATGTGCTGCTTCCAACCGTTGATCCAGGCAACAAGCGTGCGCTCCGTATGCGTGAGCTTCTGGAGGATGAAGAGCGCTTCCCGTTGGTGAGCACCGGTGGTGACGATTACAATGAGCTTCAGCAGCGAGCAGCTGAAGTGACCCGTCTTCTCAAGCTTGGTGAAAGCTATTTCCTTCTCGACGATTACGACAATGCCGAGAAGATGTTCGATCAGGTGCTTCGCATCGACAAGTACAACAAAGCGGCTCAGCGCTTCCACGAGAAGATCGAGCGTTTCAAGATCGAATACTACAGTGTCGCCCGTACCCGTACCCGTGCAGAGATGCTGGCGGAAGTGGACAGCGAGTGGGAGATCAAGCCTGCATTGATCGATGTGCCGAAACTCGGTGGATCTGAAGATGACGGTGGACAGACAGATGGACGCCTTGCCATTCAGCGCAAGTTGGACCGCCTGATCATTCCTAGCGTTCAGTTCGAAGATCAGACACTGCGTGAAGTGGTGCAGTTCCTTCGCAACAAGAGCCGTGAGATCGACACCGATCCGAATCCGGCAAACCGTGGCGTGTCGATCGTGATCGACTCGCGCAGCAGCTTGGCTGAAGGTGGTCGCCCGGACGACCTTTTGATCTCGGAGATTAACCTCCGCAACCTGCCGCTTGGTGAAGTGCTTCGCTATGTAGCCGACTTGACCGACATGCGTGTGAAGGTTGAAGAGTACGCGGTCGTGTTGGCTCCTAACGATTCTGTCGACAAGAACGTTTACACCCGCAGCTTTGATGTCCCACCAACCTTCATTCCTACCGATGGCGGTGGCGGTGCGGCTGATTTCAACGATGATCCATTTGCTACTGGCGGTGGCGGCGGTGGCGCCGCGGTTGCTGCCCGCATGACTGCACAAGAGTACCTTGAGAGCCGTGGTGTCCCATTCGGTGAGAATGGTCGTGCCAGCTACGATCCAGGTAACTCGGTGCTGACCGTGACTGGTACACCTCAGGCCATGGAGTTGGTTGAGGTGATCGTCGACGAGGCGAAGAACAAGGCGCCTAAGATGGTGAACGTCCGCGTTAAGTTCGTGGAAGTGACCCAGCGCAATGGTTACGAGCTCGGTTTCGACTGGTTGCTTGGACCTCTTACCGTTGACTCCCAGAAGGGTGTGGTCGTGACCGGTGGTACCGCCGGTAACGGAACCGCAGTCAACCCAGGCGATTGGCCGGTGGTCGACCCAACCTCGGGTATCATTCCGCAGCCTCTCGGCAGCAACCCAGTGACAGCTGGTAACCGTTCCGGTGATTTTGGTATCACACGCGGTGCAATTGATTCGATTCTCAACTCCTCGATCTCCGAGGCACAAGGTGAGAACGTGGCACCTGGCGTGCTTGGCATCGCAGGTATCCTGACCGAGCCTCAGTTCCAGGTGGTGATGCGTGCGCTCAACCAGAAGAAGGGCGTTGACCTTCTCTCCGCTCCGCAGGTGACCACCCGCCCGGGTACACCGGCTCGAGTCGAGGTGATTCGAGAATTCATCTACCCAACCGAGTACGATCCACCAGAGCTTCCAAACGCAGTCGGCGCCAACAACATCGATGGTGGTGGCGGTGACGGTGGTGGTGGTGACGGAGTCGCTACCGTGACCTCGTTCCCTGTGACACCTGCGACACCAACCGCGTTCGAAACGCGTAACACTGGTGTGACTCTTGAGGTGGATCCAACCGTTGGAGCGAACAACTTCACCATCGATCTGAACCTCGCTCCAGAGGTGGTCGAGTTCGACGGCTTCATCAACTACGGTAACCCGATCACGACTCCTGCGATCGACGCACTTGGTCGTCCGACCAGTGTGACCATCACCGACAACCGCATCGACATGCCTGTGTTCTCGACTCGCCGAGTCAAGACCCAGGTGACCGTGTGGGACGGTCAGACCGTTGCGCTTGGTGGTTTGATCCGCGAAGACGTTCAGGACATCGAGGACTCGGTGCCTATCCTTGGCGACATCCCAATCGTGGGGCGTTTGTTTAAGACCAAGGCAGAGGAGCGCTTCAAGCGTAACCTGATGGTCTTCGTGACAGCTCGCCTGATCGACCCTGCTGGTAAGAACCTCAACGAGTACAGCACCGACGTGAGCGGTGAGACCTCGGTGTCCGGCGGTCCGAGCAGCGATCTGTTCTGA
- a CDS encoding Amuc_1099 family pilus-like system protein, which produces MKKAVRKEDPIMLIAAGVVALGVGGWVISSALSFSDEVDEYKLPDVTAKIGGQTPEQVMVEQTVDATKKIAGSVSFDSWKNYEAAGRPRGFMVSTPLVLKKDGGESVIVDLDKNDPLLRPPMTNEYLMKYRLEKEYENVGNLDPDGDHFTNEEEFLFGKAMGTSFDPTDPESHPPYYYKLVFDRMLNDPYPIMFSSIGANDWQLKHPDRTNRRTGQWNEYLNQDGLKKKIPSNKRKEEAGRFSLDSVEQGATPTAIVVDHSRPEGHPKRTQRIPDRETVDFGDVSGLFGFVASPDQPVKLELLQNSGDLPELLSGYTLRLVKVTDGVATVEIKEKATGKLITMEYPKGAALKPQQN; this is translated from the coding sequence ATGAAGAAAGCCGTACGCAAAGAAGACCCAATCATGTTGATCGCCGCCGGGGTTGTGGCGCTTGGCGTGGGTGGTTGGGTGATTAGCAGTGCACTCTCATTCAGTGATGAAGTCGACGAATACAAACTTCCGGATGTGACCGCGAAGATTGGTGGGCAGACTCCAGAGCAGGTGATGGTCGAGCAGACCGTTGATGCTACCAAGAAGATTGCCGGATCTGTTTCGTTTGACTCCTGGAAGAACTATGAAGCTGCCGGACGTCCGCGCGGATTCATGGTTTCTACTCCGTTGGTGCTTAAGAAAGACGGGGGGGAGAGTGTGATCGTTGATCTTGATAAGAACGATCCGCTGTTGCGTCCTCCAATGACCAATGAGTACCTGATGAAGTATCGTTTGGAGAAGGAGTACGAGAATGTGGGTAATCTTGACCCGGATGGTGACCATTTCACAAACGAAGAGGAGTTTCTCTTCGGTAAAGCGATGGGTACCTCGTTCGATCCGACTGATCCAGAGAGCCATCCGCCGTACTACTACAAGCTCGTGTTTGATCGCATGCTGAATGATCCGTATCCGATCATGTTCAGTTCGATCGGAGCGAATGACTGGCAGCTCAAGCATCCGGACCGTACCAACCGTCGCACTGGCCAGTGGAACGAGTATCTCAACCAGGATGGTCTGAAGAAGAAGATTCCAAGCAACAAGCGAAAGGAAGAGGCTGGACGTTTCTCGCTTGATTCGGTCGAACAGGGGGCAACTCCAACTGCGATCGTCGTTGACCACTCTCGTCCGGAGGGGCATCCAAAGCGTACGCAGCGGATCCCTGACCGTGAAACGGTGGACTTCGGAGATGTCTCCGGATTGTTTGGATTTGTCGCTTCACCGGACCAGCCGGTGAAGTTGGAGCTGCTGCAGAACTCCGGTGATCTGCCGGAATTGCTCAGTGGTTACACACTGCGATTGGTGAAGGTTACCGACGGGGTGGCAACCGTCGAAATCAAAGAGAAGGCCACTGGCAAGCTCATCACCATGGAGTATCCGAAAGGGGCTGCTCTAAAACCTCAACAAAATTGA
- a CDS encoding Amuc_1100 family pilus-like protein, whose product MNWIKNNQYLAGLIGTVVVGAGVFGYLTIDGKGRADDARDEIEKSLRALKGAAAREEVPVKEVVAAKEAAVAQLETDAQAMLRKAVERYSFKGEVGSPDTFGQRVEARYQELRNRWQNRKITVPDGFFLGFETYRDRIQANPSAVAELDHQLEAVTWLLDKVVANGMSELVRFERQEVAGEVAASASDDDDDYGDEVESPVNTYQIVIAVRGPEGKVQSLLNDLVKAEDHLFGVRYVNLRNSNPTAPAKEEVEARIQSSEVVDSSPAGGGMSDFGSFSEFGGFEEDSGMTDAERRAARLAGGGEEAAAEEPAAEEEVLDASAAAELASLVEEKGGRDAVVFLGAEEVILTAVLDFTVFKPLAGDDADQN is encoded by the coding sequence ATGAATTGGATTAAGAATAATCAGTACCTGGCAGGTTTGATCGGTACCGTGGTTGTGGGTGCCGGTGTGTTTGGCTACCTGACCATCGACGGCAAAGGCCGCGCCGATGACGCTCGTGATGAGATTGAGAAGTCGCTTCGAGCTCTGAAAGGCGCTGCGGCGCGCGAAGAAGTTCCCGTCAAGGAAGTTGTGGCAGCAAAGGAGGCGGCGGTTGCTCAATTGGAGACCGATGCTCAGGCGATGCTACGGAAGGCGGTTGAGCGCTATTCGTTCAAAGGAGAAGTTGGTTCGCCCGATACCTTTGGTCAGCGAGTCGAGGCGCGTTATCAAGAGCTGCGCAACCGTTGGCAGAACCGCAAGATTACCGTTCCTGATGGGTTCTTCCTTGGGTTCGAAACCTATCGTGACCGTATTCAGGCCAACCCATCGGCGGTCGCAGAGTTGGATCATCAGCTGGAAGCTGTTACGTGGCTTCTGGATAAGGTGGTAGCCAATGGAATGTCTGAGCTGGTTCGCTTTGAGCGCCAAGAGGTGGCGGGAGAAGTCGCGGCTTCTGCATCTGATGACGACGATGATTACGGTGACGAAGTGGAGTCGCCTGTGAATACCTACCAAATTGTCATCGCTGTGCGCGGTCCTGAGGGCAAGGTTCAGAGCTTGTTGAATGATCTGGTGAAGGCCGAGGACCATCTCTTTGGAGTGCGTTATGTCAACTTGCGTAACAGCAATCCAACGGCCCCTGCCAAGGAAGAGGTTGAAGCAAGGATTCAGTCGTCGGAGGTTGTTGATTCATCTCCTGCTGGGGGTGGAATGAGCGATTTTGGAAGCTTCAGTGAGTTCGGTGGATTCGAAGAAGATTCTGGAATGACAGACGCTGAGCGTCGCGCTGCGCGTCTTGCTGGTGGCGGTGAAGAAGCTGCTGCCGAGGAGCCTGCTGCTGAGGAGGAGGTGCTTGATGCCAGTGCGGCTGCCGAGTTGGCTAGTCTCGTCGAAGAGAAGGGGGGGCGGGATGCCGTGGTGTTCCTTGGTGCGGAAGAGGTGATTCTCACTGCGGTTTTGGACTTTACCGTGTTTAAGCCGCTCGCGGGAGATGACGCAGATCAGAACTAA
- a CDS encoding Amuc_1101 family PilM-like pilus complex protein: MAKSTLITTIDIGSQTVAGARFQADPSGGVILQGHAFEAMDGDTTLDSAKISQTALALDGVTQQLGVSKGEGCRYSISGQSVFTRFVKIPAVSEDKIDEMVRFEAQQHVPFPIDEVAWDYQVFGETADGDLEVGLFAIKLDQLNSLNGVVEDAKLVVNGVGVDAMALYNAYRYNYPDVDEPVLLVDIGSRSTNLLYIEGGSLFARTIAVGGASVTSAIAKDLGVTFQVAEQQKIQDGYVALGGAYEENPDPRIDAISKIVRTTMTRLHSEIVRTNNFYRTQQGGTVPKRVLLAGGGASLPYTIEFLHDKLGAQVEYFNAMRNVAVGPQVDAAAVSAVGHRMGELVGLALGQAGGVPVDVDLVPATVAARREIAARKPFLTTAAVCVLAALGAGAVYQQMAASKLEDKAGEFSAVGKVVDGNKRDLSVLDDQISEIDVNRGPVMRIFEMRDRWVGIIDELNRQFASDIIWVTDLEPLAGGTGVRDFGALKERTAVGEELEFDEEDGGKPRPDVVTEIRIKGFWRNAPAGQNQINQIYDRLRESKTGPLVLAEVPPQEKAKRLKVSSRNDDDYAWAFEMTLPLAEPILLR; this comes from the coding sequence ATGGCAAAATCAACATTGATAACGACGATTGATATCGGATCTCAAACCGTGGCAGGGGCTCGCTTTCAGGCGGATCCTTCCGGTGGGGTGATTCTTCAAGGGCATGCATTTGAGGCGATGGACGGGGATACCACTTTGGACTCCGCCAAGATCTCCCAAACCGCGCTCGCTTTGGATGGCGTGACCCAACAGTTGGGTGTCTCCAAGGGAGAAGGCTGCCGCTATTCGATCTCGGGGCAGTCGGTCTTCACTCGCTTTGTGAAGATTCCGGCGGTCAGCGAGGACAAGATTGACGAGATGGTGCGCTTTGAGGCGCAGCAGCACGTTCCGTTCCCGATTGACGAGGTTGCCTGGGATTACCAGGTGTTTGGTGAGACTGCTGACGGTGACCTGGAAGTCGGTTTGTTTGCAATCAAGCTTGATCAGTTGAACTCCCTCAACGGGGTGGTGGAAGATGCCAAGCTTGTTGTCAATGGCGTCGGAGTTGATGCGATGGCGCTTTACAATGCGTATCGTTATAACTATCCGGACGTCGATGAGCCGGTTTTGTTGGTCGATATCGGTTCCCGCAGTACCAATCTTCTGTATATCGAGGGTGGTAGTTTGTTTGCCCGTACGATCGCAGTGGGCGGCGCTTCGGTGACCAGTGCGATTGCAAAGGATCTTGGTGTGACCTTCCAGGTTGCTGAACAGCAAAAGATCCAGGATGGATATGTGGCGCTTGGCGGTGCCTATGAGGAGAATCCGGATCCTCGGATCGACGCGATCTCCAAGATCGTGCGCACAACGATGACGCGCCTTCATTCTGAGATTGTTCGTACCAACAACTTCTACCGTACCCAGCAGGGCGGTACCGTGCCAAAGCGCGTGCTTCTGGCGGGAGGGGGAGCATCCCTTCCTTACACTATCGAATTCCTTCACGATAAGTTGGGCGCGCAGGTTGAATACTTTAATGCCATGCGCAACGTGGCTGTGGGTCCTCAGGTCGATGCGGCGGCTGTTTCAGCTGTGGGTCATCGGATGGGCGAGCTTGTGGGTCTTGCTCTTGGTCAGGCAGGCGGTGTGCCTGTGGATGTAGACTTGGTGCCGGCGACTGTGGCTGCACGGCGTGAGATTGCCGCACGGAAGCCGTTTCTTACGACAGCGGCAGTGTGTGTGCTTGCGGCACTGGGAGCTGGGGCTGTTTACCAGCAGATGGCAGCCTCCAAGCTCGAAGACAAAGCGGGTGAGTTCTCTGCAGTGGGTAAGGTTGTGGATGGTAACAAGCGAGATCTGTCGGTGCTTGATGACCAGATTTCCGAGATCGATGTGAACCGAGGTCCGGTGATGCGCATTTTCGAGATGCGTGATCGTTGGGTAGGTATCATTGATGAACTTAACCGTCAGTTTGCGAGCGATATTATTTGGGTGACCGATCTTGAGCCTCTGGCCGGAGGCACTGGAGTGCGTGACTTCGGAGCGCTGAAAGAGCGCACCGCTGTGGGTGAAGAGCTCGAGTTCGATGAGGAAGATGGTGGGAAGCCGCGACCTGATGTGGTGACTGAGATCCGCATCAAGGGATTCTGGCGCAATGCTCCGGCGGGGCAGAACCAGATTAATCAGATTTACGACCGTTTGCGCGAATCGAAGACGGGGCCGCTCGTGTTGGCTGAAGTTCCGCCACAAGAGAAGGCAAAGCGCTTGAAGGTGAGTAGCCGCAACGATGACGATTACGCCTGGGCGTTTGAGATGACCTTGCCTCTTGCCGAGCCGATCTTGCTTCGCTAA
- a CDS encoding Amuc_1102 family pilus-like protein, producing the protein MKTLQKFSRSLALAVVGMAALPTYVSAQVQHKVEVKKVEVEMQQTPRYAAAGPRDKRWDQLEWLEIEVELDVDSRAETKVIPELTATFYVALPNEADRAARYVMLSDSITFTNIRAGSKKAYLVAYVDPDTLARFVGKDKPSKGDVQSVGVTVTAPNISMSKPKDLFASTKGGEWWKKWSDPRESGLIRAKGNTPFALLWYDRYPQTRQER; encoded by the coding sequence ATGAAAACCCTCCAGAAATTCTCACGTAGCCTCGCGTTGGCAGTGGTCGGAATGGCCGCGTTGCCAACATACGTCTCCGCTCAGGTTCAACATAAGGTTGAAGTTAAAAAGGTTGAGGTGGAGATGCAACAGACCCCTCGTTATGCAGCGGCTGGTCCTCGTGACAAGCGCTGGGATCAACTTGAGTGGTTGGAGATTGAGGTGGAGTTGGATGTGGATTCCCGTGCGGAGACCAAAGTGATCCCGGAGTTGACTGCGACCTTCTACGTGGCGCTTCCGAATGAGGCGGATCGTGCGGCGAGGTATGTGATGCTTTCGGATTCGATCACCTTCACAAATATTCGTGCGGGTTCCAAAAAGGCGTACCTCGTGGCGTACGTCGATCCGGACACACTTGCCCGTTTCGTGGGGAAGGATAAGCCTAGTAAGGGTGATGTGCAGTCGGTTGGTGTGACGGTTACGGCTCCAAATATCTCGATGAGCAAGCCTAAGGACTTGTTTGCGTCGACCAAGGGCGGTGAATGGTGGAAAAAGTGGTCTGATCCGCGTGAGAGCGGTTTGATTCGAGCGAAGGGGAATACCCCGTTTGCTTTGTTGTGGTACGATCGTTACCCGCAGACCCGGCAGGAGCGATAG
- a CDS encoding type I 3-dehydroquinate dehydratase: protein MSHDTSSNLPHPPRVVTTINNADDLAFARTADLPSLCDVLEIRLDGLQETPLELSELQSLHATTPLILTARREDEGAFSPMSDAARIDAIHQTLLQDAMVDLEFRTLNSTAKSPALTRLLEAMKNNGNTIVMSYHDFNGVPDEAQIRDHLACAREHRAITKIAATVNSTTQLQLWTERLAQLECSNQRFSFMGMGKFGMATRLIAASAGSELNYGFIQSASVPGQWPAKLLKATIAKLS, encoded by the coding sequence ATGAGCCACGACACCTCATCCAATCTCCCTCACCCTCCGCGCGTTGTCACCACCATCAACAACGCGGACGACCTCGCATTCGCGCGCACCGCGGACCTACCATCACTTTGCGATGTGCTTGAGATTCGGCTCGACGGACTCCAAGAGACACCTCTCGAGCTCTCGGAACTTCAATCCCTCCACGCCACCACCCCACTCATCCTCACCGCCCGACGCGAGGACGAAGGCGCATTCTCCCCAATGAGCGACGCAGCCAGGATCGACGCAATCCACCAAACCCTCCTCCAAGATGCCATGGTGGACCTCGAATTCCGAACCCTCAACTCTACTGCAAAAAGCCCAGCACTCACCCGGCTACTCGAAGCCATGAAGAACAACGGCAACACCATCGTGATGTCCTATCACGACTTCAACGGTGTACCAGACGAAGCACAGATCCGCGACCACCTCGCCTGCGCCAGGGAACACCGCGCGATCACCAAGATCGCAGCGACCGTCAACTCAACCACCCAACTCCAACTCTGGACCGAAAGACTCGCCCAACTGGAATGCTCCAACCAACGCTTCTCTTTCATGGGGATGGGGAAGTTTGGCATGGCCACCCGACTCATCGCTGCATCCGCAGGGTCGGAGCTCAATTACGGATTCATCCAATCTGCATCAGTCCCTGGTCAATGGCCGGCCAAGCTCCTCAAGGCTACCATTGCAAAGCTTTCATGA
- a CDS encoding ABC transporter permease — translation MTDSTPSADLIAPSAPSADGVGHVLKFRGDWTLETPRPKVAQLIAEIERLAAGSSLTLDTLEVTRYDSSLTALILRLIRTSESRQLKIDHTSRTDPSIHNMMELALGVPINKDAERTHECEHDFFCTVGKATLDLYSYIIDTMSFIGETVLSLGRFVTGRARFRSRDFWITLQSCGAEALPIVTLISFLVGTILAFVGKAQLDTFGASIYVADLVAIAMVREMGCLMTGIIMSGRTGAAFAAQIGSMKVTQEIDALRTFGFRPFDYLVLPRMIAMILMMPLLTIYSNIVGITGGMLVSWASGIPPLLYFNSTVELLDITTASLGVIKSFFFGIVIAGAGCLRGMQSGNSSSAVGTAATRAVVTAITAIIVIDSFFAVVFTILDI, via the coding sequence GTGACCGACTCTACACCATCCGCAGATCTCATCGCTCCGTCAGCACCTTCCGCTGACGGCGTAGGGCATGTACTCAAATTCCGCGGTGATTGGACTCTTGAGACACCGCGCCCGAAAGTCGCCCAATTGATCGCTGAGATTGAGCGCCTCGCCGCGGGATCCAGCCTCACTCTCGACACCCTGGAAGTCACCCGCTACGACTCCTCCCTCACCGCGCTGATTCTCCGCCTGATCCGCACCAGCGAAAGCCGCCAACTCAAGATCGACCACACGTCGCGCACCGACCCCAGCATCCATAACATGATGGAACTGGCCCTCGGCGTCCCCATTAACAAAGACGCCGAGCGCACACACGAATGCGAGCACGACTTCTTCTGTACCGTCGGCAAGGCAACCCTCGACCTCTACAGCTACATCATCGACACGATGAGCTTCATCGGCGAGACGGTCCTCTCATTGGGCCGCTTCGTAACAGGCCGCGCCCGCTTCAGATCCCGTGACTTCTGGATCACGCTCCAATCATGCGGCGCCGAAGCCCTTCCCATCGTCACACTCATCAGCTTCCTGGTTGGGACCATTCTCGCATTTGTTGGCAAAGCCCAGCTCGACACCTTCGGCGCATCTATCTACGTCGCTGACTTGGTAGCAATTGCCATGGTCCGGGAAATGGGATGCCTCATGACCGGCATCATCATGAGCGGCAGAACCGGTGCGGCATTCGCCGCTCAGATCGGCTCCATGAAAGTCACGCAGGAGATCGACGCCCTGCGCACTTTTGGCTTCCGCCCATTCGACTACCTCGTGCTGCCCCGCATGATCGCAATGATCTTGATGATGCCCCTGCTCACGATCTACTCAAATATCGTCGGCATCACCGGCGGCATGCTCGTATCCTGGGCATCAGGCATCCCCCCGCTGCTCTATTTCAACTCGACAGTCGAACTCCTCGACATCACCACAGCATCCCTCGGCGTCATCAAAAGCTTCTTCTTTGGTATCGTCATCGCCGGCGCAGGCTGCCTCCGCGGCATGCAGTCGGGCAACAGCTCATCCGCAGTTGGAACAGCAGCCACCCGTGCCGTCGTCACAGCGATCACCGCCATCATCGTGATCGACTCGTTCTTCGCTGTCGTTTTCACCATTCTCGACATCTGA
- a CDS encoding ABC transporter ATP-binding protein: MSATTPHIDVRDLTMAYGTNVVMRELNFQVSRGEIFVIMGGSGCGKSTLLRHMIGLLQPASGEIFYNGKTFTKATAAEHQRMLRTFGVLYQSGALWSSLTLAENIATPLEEFTDLKRNEIADIVSYKLSLVGLGGFEEYYPSEISGGMKKRAALARAMALDPEILFFDEPSAGLDPITSRRLDELILEISRSMNTTVVLVTHELPSLLGIGDNSIFLDVTTKRQGPIGNPSFLKDHSTNPNVRKFLNRGESPSPTTQATPGP; this comes from the coding sequence ATGTCCGCCACCACCCCACATATTGATGTTCGCGACCTCACCATGGCCTACGGGACCAACGTGGTGATGCGCGAACTCAATTTCCAAGTCTCACGCGGCGAAATCTTCGTCATCATGGGAGGTTCGGGCTGCGGTAAAAGCACCCTGCTGCGCCACATGATTGGACTACTCCAGCCAGCCAGCGGCGAGATCTTTTACAACGGCAAGACGTTCACCAAAGCTACTGCAGCTGAGCACCAACGCATGCTCAGGACCTTCGGCGTACTCTATCAGTCCGGCGCACTCTGGAGCTCGCTCACCCTCGCGGAAAACATCGCCACCCCACTGGAAGAGTTCACCGACCTCAAACGCAACGAAATCGCCGACATTGTTAGCTACAAGCTCTCACTCGTCGGGCTGGGCGGTTTCGAGGAATACTACCCATCGGAAATCAGCGGAGGCATGAAAAAGCGCGCCGCTCTCGCCCGAGCCATGGCGCTCGACCCGGAGATCCTCTTCTTTGACGAACCCTCCGCGGGCCTCGACCCCATCACCTCGCGCCGCCTCGACGAACTCATCCTCGAGATCAGTCGCAGCATGAACACCACCGTCGTACTCGTAACACACGAACTTCCCAGCCTCCTCGGCATCGGCGACAACTCGATCTTCCTCGACGTTACCACGAAGCGCCAAGGCCCGATCGGCAACCCGTCGTTCCTCAAAGATCACAGCACCAACCCGAACGTGCGCAAGTTTCTCAACCGCGGCGAATCTCCATCGCCAACAACCCAAGCTACCCCAGGACCATGA